The following DNA comes from Triplophysa dalaica isolate WHDGS20190420 chromosome 10, ASM1584641v1, whole genome shotgun sequence.
GCAAATTTTGATcctgaaatatgtaataaaattgCAGGATGTGCACATGCATAGTAGATTAAGCGACCTTGAAAAAGGTGATTTTAGCGCGATTTAAGCTAAGCAAACCCAAGTTATGGTACAGTTCATGTCAGGTTTAATTATTGTTGGACttatgctgtttaattgtgatttttgattTATAATTAGCCTACAGCAAAAAGCCCAGCAAGACGTCTTGTGTTATCAAACAGACAAAGGCAAATGAACCTTAGATCTGCTTTgcatcatttacacatttttgaatttggcagatgcttttatctaacaGACCATTTCAATCAAACTAATGACCTTTGCATTGACCTTAGGCCCCAGTTACACTGCAGCTCTTGATGCTCAATTCTGATTTGTTGCCTATATCTGATTTTTTCGACCGTCCATTTACATGTTCTTTCAATTGTGACACAAGTCCGATTTACGTGTTTACACTTGCCAAACGATTTGAAACATTGCGCATGCGATTGGTTTTTTGGCGGATGAGGAGGAAAAAAGCCATCATATGCTTTGATTGTGTCCTCCTCGACCATTGAGAGGAATATCTGGGTACGAGAGAGATCTCAGGACTGGTCAAACGTCATAAAACTGCGGACAAGTACCAAATTGTCACCATTTTAATTAGGTACATACCGCAGAAAATCCGATCTCCCTTTTAAACATGACTGTCACATTGACATCAACCTTATCCGATTTATTTCCAAATATGAATGAGGCCTGAAACTGATCTCGAAATCCGAATGCATTcgttttttttcctgtttacaCTATGGTGGGTCATATCTGATATGTGTCACATTGGAGGAAAAAATTTGGTCACATTTAAATCGCAGTGTAAACGGGGCCCCTAGAGTTGTTTGTGCAATGCTTTGCTTTcactacactctaaaaatattGGGTTCTTTCAACCCATCATtggttaaaaaacacacaaacccaaCATTTGCGTAAAATTACCTTGAGAATGTTTAAACTTGACCCAATAATCGGTTGAAACGAGCCAGCATAGGTTAATTCATATCACAACAGTTAGGTTTGTCCATTCTTGACCCAACGATGGGTTCAAAGAACCCAACATTTGTTAGAGTTTAGGAACATGTGTATAAAGGCCAtcagatcattttaaatatgtttttttttattcagtatcaTAGCAAACTTGTATTAAGTACAACTTTTCTCTTTGATATTGTTGTCGTTGAGAGGAAAAACCATGCAAACCACGAAAAATTCCCTTCAGGAATGTTCTCAAACAGTTGTCAAAACGGAAcctaaaaacaaacactcattGCTGATATGTTGTATATGAAACAAAGGCTAAAAAAAACGTTGTCCGTTACAGTTGTCACCTGTTAGTTCAGCTTCAGATGGTCATGGTGTGTGTGCGCTTAATCTTTTGTTATGTCAGTTGAATATGCAGTATGTGAAAAAACtgatgtttggtttgttgtCAAGTGAGAAAGGTTGCACGGATGCTGTTCAGTGGTCTGTTGAACCCCATTATGTTCGCAACCAGCAGCTGATTTAGTTGCTGAGAGATTGAAGAAATTGTAAACATTAGCAGTGATGTGTGACATCTCAAAgggacttttttttaataaaccaaaCCATGCTACCAAAGTATAAATTGGTGTGCTGTAGGTAAAAAAAAGAGTTGGGGAAATTCAAGTGGGTGCTTAAATATAGTAAACCCTGGGAGGATAAAAGTAAATTCTGTCAACCAGAGCTCACCTGTCAAGTTTCAGTGAGACAACGACAGAGGTCTCAGgtgcagacagcgggtaaggTAACAAAGAATctttaataaaagaacaaaacagcaaacaaaaacccacaatggggaaaaacaGGGAACgacagaaataataaatgaaaggtACACAGGAACTAGACTAACTAGACTGACAAATACTTAATACAATACTTGACAAGATGGCAATAGACTAACataaaactacacttactttgactAAGACTAGTGGAAATCTCAAAGGTTCGAATAGGACACCGACATGGAACAAAACGAACTAGCACATGACAGCAGAAACGAgggcatatactgtatatacggGAATCAAAAACAGGATAATTAAGGGAACAGGTGtaggggatgaaacactgatgggaaggtaacaaggaaacgagatggcgggaaacgaagacgcagaccggagagagagtgtCAAAAACCGATAGGTTCAccatctctccctccacacaaaacctaaggctatgccatgactccgccccAAGACAAAGAATAGACATATTTACCTATTTTTGCGTTCCACTTTATTTTCCTTTCACAGCAGATTGAAAGTGATTTTGAATCAATAAAAGTGTTATTCTTAGGGGAGCTTTGTATAGGATGTGGTTTGTATTGATAGAACACATATGGATTAAAGACAAAGGGTGAATGTTAAAGTGCATCTGTTGGGTTTACAAACTAaagcattgttttgtttgtatttgggCATCGTTATAATTAACTTAATTTGACATTTACTCTCATCAGAGGCAAAACAATTGAATTACACATGTTCTGAAGAGTGGGTGGGTCGATAGAGTTGGAAATAGAGGCGAAAACACCATGTACCCTGATGGCCTGTCGATGTGAAAATGCCTTTCCCCCTTCAACCGTTTCATGAAAACTGATCTTTGGGCATCAGAAAGGACACTTGGGCAAATGGGCAAATGGGCAGGGCACTCTTATCCCCTCCACCCCCAATGCACGTTCCTGTAAAAGCGTCTTTGATAACCAGCATAGATCACGCTGTTTCATTAGTCAGAGAACTTGATCAACTTCATCAAACCCAATTTCCAGGTGCTTTATGTTGTCAATCTGAGAAAGTACAAAAAGTCAACAATAACCCCCTTCGGGAGAGTTTGGAAAAAGAGGTTATTTCCACGAGCATGCATGCAATTTACATGCAGAAAAGTtcattgatttcatttttattttatttatttgttatttttgtaatgcatCGATGCAGAACTCCCAAAGACCTCTTGTTCTTGTGTTGTAAACCCACTGATGGAACATAGATGCAGATATGCACTGTGACCCACGTACATGCTCTGAATAAGATATGCTGTGGTCGTCTTGATCATGTAGGTCAGTTCAGTGCACAGAGCGTGTTGTATTTGATGTGGTGTAGGACGCTTCTAAAGTTGAAGATGTGTTATAAGCAGAAGGTGTTATGTGTTATGCATAGGCTGTGTTCAGTATGTGGGTGAAGATATGTCAGTTTACTTGATAGAGCTGAACCTACGTCTTGGCGGCCTACACGGATACATTAACATTAGTTTCTGTTCTTTCTATATTTGAAATGGCACGCTAGCATCttatgcatttgtttatttctcacGTAAATAAACTGCAGGATGATTTGATGAAAACCATTAGCAGCCTTAAATACTTCCAAGAAATCTTTAATTGGTCTCATTACATTTTCCAGACatagcaacttacattgcattatcatatacatttctacatactgtatgtgggatcccttgggatcgaacccgcaACCTTGAATTGTtcacacaatgctcttaccactgagctacaggaaagctatatatattaatttaatgttctcttgtttttcttgttttctcatgCCAGGCTTCTTAGGGCTGTTTGTTTTTAGGGTCATGCTCTTTAAGGTCATGCTCTTGTGTATATCTGTAATTCGTGTTTTGAACCTCTTGGATTTCCCACAAATGAGAACTGAGATTCGATTGACAAAGTTACATGGAATAAACACTTCAGGATACAGTAAGAGACAGCCCCCACATACAGTCTTTCAGAGAATGAGGAGGTTTCTTTGTAAAGATAATGCAGTGAAAAAATCATTCACAGTCTGGGAGATGTGGTCACTACGAAAAAGAACATATTAGACAACTATAAAGGGATTTCACAAAGAACATGTTTGGGTTCAGACAATATTTTGTCTAGAGGCTCTAATCAGGGTCCTTCCTGCACAGATTTTTAGACCACTACGCAGGATGTAAACACTGGCGCAGAAGCACTTGCgatttcatctttatttttattaattaaaccaacatatataattaaatcttaaacatattCTCTTATAAACGTTCcgttgtttgtatttttttttaaatgttaaaactgaaacaggaagttcttcagGACCATCGCTGGATTAGTGTTGCTTGCGTTTTCCAAAGTGGTCTTAAGGTATCTTTATGACCACATATTTGGGTCCTGGaagtttttaaagtttataaCATGTTGGAGCAGGTGACAGTCAGAGGTTTAGAATGATCAGGGACTTTCAGACAAACAGTCATGCACATGATGTGCGTTAACAACAAATGATCTAATGATGACTAATAAAGTCTGGTGAGATATCACATAGTGAACCCATGATGAAGAGTCTGATTTGTTTCCCTGTGAATATGTCTATTATTTTTATGACCATAtttgtactgtaaaaataaagggTTGTTTGTTACAGTCTGTGTATGTCAGCCCTGCGTGTTTATTCATCTGTgctgtaaagaattataaccagtTTTTCACTAGAAACAGAGATGTCTTGTGtgcttttgaataaaagcaaGCCTGTGTATGGTTCTGAATGAATGTGAATACAATACAAATGATGAATAGTCATATTTTTTAGGAGGAAGGCAATGAATGCAAGGCAGAAGATTCTCTAATGGGCTTCAacatataaattgttttttcccccaaaaatacaaCAGATGTAATGATACATTTAATCGAAACTCTATAAAATGAAGTCAGAATGAGAAAATTTCCCCCCACCCAAACCCAAACCGAAAACACTCCGCAGTGTTTTCAGAGTGTCGAGGAACTGAAATAACTTCGCGtcaatgtttttctctctcccacGAAAACAGTAATTATTGTATGTTTCTATACGGGATTATATATATCCACACGCTGCAATTTTattaatgaatttatttaacttattttaagtgcatttttCTATGTGTTGATCTTTCTATCTCGGACTGTTATTTTTTCTATCGCTTCTGTTCTCGTCTATTTTGGATTTTCGATCTTGGAGAAGTGAAAACTAATGCCAGCCAGATATAGGTCCACACCATGAGCAACAGAAGCTTTTTGGATGACTTTTTGAAGATATGACATATATATTGGTTTTATTCGCTCTGCGCTTATGGCTTGCACGTGGtaagtgttttgtgttattaaaatgaattaagaaAACGATTAACTCTTGTGTAAATCATATgataggctatatatatatacatataggctatatataccgtgttttatttttactgaagCCGACAAAAAGTCTAAATAGAGCTTCCGATCAATTGTTTATTATGAATGACGTTCATAATGCAAAGTATTGCGTAAACACCACGCATGCTGATTGAATGCACAGTTTTAGGCACAATAGATAACTTTTGGAAAATGGATAAGACCGGAAAGGAGCTATTTTTGAAATAAAGCGGCAAGAAACCGCCTTTTAAAACCGTATAACCGGGTCAAAGTGCGAAAAAACCCTCTACAGGCTGCGCGGGCATATCCCGTATCTACCCGCGTCCCACTGAAACATCATCACCCAACGATCAACGGAACTGCCAAAGAGATAATACtagtaaaataatgtgttttttctcacctgattttatttaaagtatggTGAAGTCGGCTAAAATGTGACACGTTTTGGTAAATGACTTAGAAAAGCTACCATAAAATAAACCACACATGAGAAAATATCATGGGTCTCATATGATGTTTCATAATTTCTCACTTTGTGTTTCAGTTGATGCGGATgtagtgaagtcagtgtcagtgatggagggagactCTGTCACTCTTCACACTGATCTTGctaaaaaccagacagacattACAATAACATGGAGTTTTGGACTTGAAGCGACTCGTATAGCTGATATCTTAAAAAGGGATCAAATGAACCATTTCTTTGTTAGTAAGGATGGGATATTCAGAGATCATCTACATTTGGacaatcagactggatctctcaccatcacaaacatcagaactgaacacactggactttataaactatttattaGCAGGGACAAGgtctcattttttgtttttaatgttactgTACATGGTGAGTAATgcttaattatataaaaatgaacatctAGTTGTCTGTAGGTAAAGTATTTATATCTGTCATATTTTCCAGCTCGTctgtctgttcctgtcatcatcagaaactcttctcaatgttcttcatcatcagaaagatcttcagtgtcaaaatgtgtgttgttgtgttcagtgatgaatgtgacacatgtgagtctctcctggtacaaaggaaacagtttattgtccatcatcagtgtgtctgatctcaacatcagactctctctacctctggaggtggaatatcaggatacaaacacatacagatgtgtcatcaacCATACCATCACAAACCAAACTCAACATCTGGACATCAACAATGTCTGTAAATCATGTTCAGGTAACAGCAGTAAAATGAGTTATTGGTGTTTAATGGCCGTTCCCTTCATTATACAATATCATGCTTGAACTCACACATACATTTCTGAATTTGTTCATCGCAGGACTCATGATGAAGCCACACTGGGTGGGAATCACAGTTTTTATTGTAATGCTGGTTATGACGACTGCAGCTCTGGGTAATGTGGTTTCTCTACTACAGGAAAACTAGACACAGAGGCAagtattatatgtttttaattgtattagtTTCTTATTAGAGTCTTTCATGTGGTGTGAAAACctattattattgtaaacagTTCAGACTCATGATGAGGAAGAGATTCATTATGCAGATACAACATTTAGTGCACGCCATAATGAGATTTCGGTAAGAGTTTGTGTTGCTGTGTGCGTCTGTATCTTGCTATTTGTGCCCCTTTGGTTTCTGTCAAAGATTTGGTCTCTACAagcaaaaaaagtgttttatgtgCTACTTTTGTAAGTGGTGATCCATCAGGCGTCAAGCTGTCTAAAAAATCTCTGGATGCTTGCGATACATTTGTGCTGTATAGGGCTAAATAAATACCTCAGACAGCTGCGACTGAActcaaaccacacacacacacacacacatataaccGAATTTGTGACTGAATACATGTAAATTTGTACGAAGtgaaatgctttgtttgttttgtctcttgGCTTATGTCTAAGTATGTAATGTCTGTACAGCTCTACAAAGGCAAAACATTGTAACAAcgaacacaatttttattttcacacactgaCTCATAGCAAAGCTAACCCAAACCAAAGTAATGCCTCTGCAATGACagtgaacttgttttttttctcatgtatcttgtgtcatgtgtttttacagaaagcTGATGAACACACGGTGTATTCAAGTGTTGCTCTGAGTTGACGTCATCCTCATATCATCTGTGCGTCTTCATTGTGAACCACACATTTATcttgtacatatttatgttatgatatttaaattgtacatttttgtatgttatgctgttgtattaatttattttgtaattactTTAAACGGTAATGTTGGTTTTCTATGAATGAATGATccacaaatattttattgtttcataCCCCACATGGACAACATGTGACGGTTTTATGGGATTTTGGAGTTGGATATCTTCTTCGGCCACATTTAACTTTCTTTTAATCTAGATCTTTTGACTTTTTAGTGGTTTtcgtaaagtaaagtaaat
Coding sequences within:
- the LOC130429718 gene encoding uncharacterized protein LOC130429718 yields the protein MTYILVLFALRLWLARVDADVVKSVSVMEGDSVTLHTDLAKNQTDITITWSFGLEATRIADILKRDQMNHFFVSKDGIFRDHLHLDNQTGSLTITNIRTEHTGLYKLFISRDKVSFFVFNVTVHARLSVPVIIRNSSQCSSSSERSSVSKCVLLCSVMNVTHVSLSWYKGNSLLSIISVSDLNIRLSLPLEVEYQDTNTYRCVINHTITNQTQHLDINNVCKSCSGLMMKPHWVGITVFIVMLVMTTAALGNVVSLLQEN